A stretch of the Vitis riparia cultivar Riparia Gloire de Montpellier isolate 1030 chromosome 13, EGFV_Vit.rip_1.0, whole genome shotgun sequence genome encodes the following:
- the LOC117927430 gene encoding ATPase ARSA1-like, producing the protein MALSVSSFASSSCRNFPATNTMAAVGLRSDLPKIHTPISLCKTYPTFRVSFLPVRVTRKPPRKSLQVRSVAAPSEAVAGFDEMVSGTARKYYMLGGKGGVGKTSCAASLAVKFANNGHPTLVVSTDPAHSLSDSFAQDLTGGMLVPVEGPDSPLFALEINPEKAQEEFRNASQKNGGTGVKDFMDGMGLGMLVEQLGELKLGELLDTPPPGLDEAIAISKVMQFLESQEYSIFTRIIFDTAPTGHTLRLLSLPDFLDASIGKILKLKQKLASATSAIKSVFGQEETRQDAADKLERLRERMVKVRELFRDTDSTEFVIVTIPTVMAISESSRLHASLKRENVPVKRLIVNQVLPPSTSDCKFCAMKRKDQMRALDMIKDDPELSNLTLIQAPLVDVEIRGVPALQFMGDIVWK; encoded by the exons ATGGCACTTTCTGTTTCCTCATTTGCTTCGTCTTCCTGCCGTAATTTTCCTGCTACCAATACCATGGCAGCGGTGGGTTTGCGCTCTGACTTACCCAAAATCCACACACCTATTTCTCTATGCAAAACTTACCCCACCTTCAGAGTCAGTTTTCTCCCTGTCAGAGTCACAAGAAAACCTCCAAGGAAATCACTTCAAG TGAGATCAGTGGCTGCTCCTTCAGAAGCTGTTGCTGGGTTTGATGAGAtggtttctgggaccgcacggAAGTATTACATGCTAGGTGGGAAGGGTGGTGTTGGAAAAACAAGTTGTGCTGCATCACTTGCCGTAAAATTTGCGAACAATGGGCACCCCACACTAGTGGTTTCAACTGATCCAGCACATTCTCTGAGTGATTCTTTTGCCCAG GATTTGACTGGGGGGATGTTGGTACCAGTTGAAGGACCTGATTCACCATTGTTTGCTCTTGAG ATAAACCCTGAAAAAGCTCAGGAAGAATTCCGCAATGCAAGTCAGAAAAATGGGGGAACCGGTGTCAAAGATTTCATGGATGGCATGGGCCTTGGGATGCTTGTTGAACAG TTAGGAGAGTTAAAACTAGGAGAGCTATTGGACACACCTCCTCCTGGTCTGGATGAAGCTATTGCAATTTCCAAG GTTATGCAATTTCTTGAGTCACAAGAATATAGTATATTTACTCGAATCATTTTTGATACTGCACCCACG GGTCATACACTGCGGCTTTTGTCCTTACCAGATTTCTTGGATGCATCTATTGGCAAGATATTGAAG CTTAAGCAGAAGTTAGCTTCAGCTACTTCAGCCATCAAATCTGTTTTTGGACAAGAAGAAACCCGGCAGGATGCT GCTGACAAATTAGAGCGACTAAGGGAGAGAATGGTAAAAGTGCGGGAGCTTTTCCGTGACACAGACTCAACAGAATTTGTCATAGTAACAATCCCTACG GTGATGGCGATTAGTGAGTCATCAAGGTTACATGCTTCCTTGAAGAGGGAAAATGTTCCTGTCAAGAGGCTAATAGTCAATCAGGTTCTTCCCCCATCTACCTCAGACTGCAAATTTTGTGCGATGAAGAGGAAG GATCAGATGCGTGCTCTTGACATGATCAAGGATGATCCAGAACTCTCCAACTTGACACTAATCCAGGCACCCCTAGTTGATGTGGAGATCAGAGGTGTTCCAGCACTTCAATTTATGGGGGACATAGTTTGGAAATGA
- the LOC117927632 gene encoding uncharacterized protein C24H6.02c, translated as MAARLLQRLGRSFLGPKHPQTPIIKEPSWQFLPSASAAFTRDQFYRRGLGTQVEPTNYTNEDEEKCEAGSLKLNSDSADDVSQVKSDDNSAVKYTAMSNLKTSSRHDLAMIFTCKVCETRSVKTACRESYERGVVVVRCDGCSNLHLIADRLGWFGEPGSIEDFLAARGEEVKKGSADTLNLTLEDLAGMKP; from the exons ATGGCGGCTAGGTTGTTGCAGAGGTTAGGTCGCTCTTTCTTGGGCCCCAAGCACCCTCAAACTCCTATCATCAAAG AACCCTCTTGGCAATTTCTTCCTTCTGCAAGTGCAGCCTTCACCAGGGATCAATTTTACAGAAGAGGACTTGGGACGCAGGTTGAACCAACCAACTATACTAATGAAGATGAGGAAAAATGTGAAGCTGGCAGTTTGAAGCTCAATTCTGATTCAGCTGATGATGTTTCTCAAGTGAAGAGCGATGACAATTCTGCTGTGAAGTACACTGCGATGTCGAACTTGAAGACATCCTCAAGGCATGATCTTGCCATGATCTTTACTTGCAAGGTCTGTGAAACAAGATCTGTGAAAACAGCTTGTCGTGAATCATATGAGAGAGGTGTGGTGGTGGTGCGATGCGATGGCTGTAGTAATCTGCACCTGATTGCAGACCGACTTGGGTGGTTCGGAGAACCTGGGAGCATTGAGGACTTTCTGGCCGCCCGTGGGGAGGAAGTGAAAAAAGGTTCTGCAGATACCTTGAATCTAACTCTAGAAGATTTAGCTGGAATGAAACCTTGA